A genomic segment from Flavobacterium inviolabile encodes:
- a CDS encoding 3-hydroxyacyl-CoA dehydrogenase/enoyl-CoA hydratase family protein has translation MKRLIKKVAVIGSGIMGSGIACHFANIGVEVLLLDIVPRELTDAEQKKGLTLESKIVRNRIVNEHLANSLKSKPSPIYDQKFASRITTGNMEDDLSKIKDVDWIIEVVVERLDIKQKVFEQIENFRKPGTLITSNTSGIPIKFMSEGRSEDFQKHFCGTHFFNPARYLKLFEIIPGPQTTTEVLDFLNNYGEKFLGKTSVVAKDTPAFIGNRIGIFGIMSLFHLVKEMGLTIEEVDKLTGPVIGRPKSATFRTVDVVGLDTLVHVANGLYENCPNDEAHDLFKLPDFINTMMTNNWLGSKTGQGFYKKVDKDILSLDLDTLEYRAAKKASFATLELTKTIDKPIDRFKVLVKGTDKAGEFYRKSFAAMFAYVSNRIPEISDDLYKIDDAMKAGFGWDNGPFEIWDAVGVEKGIELLKAEGLTPAAWVNDMLASGNKSFYTVKEGTTHYYNIASRSQTKVPGQDAFIILNNIRESKKIWSNSESIIQDLGDGIINVEFQSKMNSIGGGVIQGINKAIDLAEKEYSGLVIGNQAPNFSVGANLAMIFMMAVEQEYDELNMAIKAFQDTMMRVRYSGIPVVVAPHGMTLGGGCEMSMHADKVVAAAETYIGLVEFGVGVIPGGGGSKEMALRASDTFRKNDVELNVLQEYFLNIGMAKVATSAYEAFDFGILQKGKDVVVVNKDRQLAEAKKHALLLAEAGYTQPVKRKDIKVLGKQALGMFLVGTDSMEAGHYISEHDKKIANKLAYVMAGGDLSEPTLVSEQYLLDLEREAFLSLCAERKTLERIQFMLTKGKPLRN, from the coding sequence ATGAAACGACTAATCAAAAAAGTAGCGGTTATTGGATCGGGTATCATGGGTTCTGGAATTGCCTGCCATTTTGCCAATATCGGTGTAGAAGTATTGCTTCTCGATATCGTTCCGAGAGAACTAACCGACGCTGAACAAAAAAAAGGATTAACATTAGAGAGTAAAATTGTTCGCAACAGAATTGTAAACGAACATTTAGCCAACTCTTTAAAATCAAAGCCCTCTCCTATTTACGATCAGAAATTCGCCAGCCGTATTACGACCGGAAATATGGAAGATGATCTATCCAAAATCAAAGATGTCGACTGGATCATTGAAGTTGTAGTAGAACGTTTGGACATCAAACAAAAAGTATTCGAACAAATTGAAAACTTCAGAAAACCGGGTACTTTAATTACTTCAAACACTTCCGGTATTCCAATTAAATTCATGAGTGAAGGACGCAGTGAAGATTTCCAGAAACACTTCTGCGGCACCCACTTCTTTAATCCGGCACGTTACTTAAAATTATTCGAAATCATTCCTGGTCCGCAAACAACAACGGAAGTACTGGACTTTTTAAATAACTACGGTGAAAAATTCTTAGGAAAAACATCCGTAGTAGCCAAAGACACCCCTGCATTTATCGGAAACCGTATCGGAATTTTCGGAATTATGAGCCTTTTCCACCTGGTAAAGGAAATGGGATTAACAATAGAAGAAGTAGACAAACTAACCGGACCAGTAATCGGACGACCAAAATCGGCTACTTTCCGTACCGTCGATGTGGTTGGTCTGGACACCCTGGTTCACGTAGCCAACGGTTTGTATGAAAACTGTCCGAATGACGAAGCACATGACTTATTCAAACTTCCGGATTTCATCAATACCATGATGACCAACAACTGGCTGGGAAGTAAAACGGGACAGGGTTTCTATAAAAAAGTAGACAAAGACATCCTGTCTTTAGACCTGGATACTTTAGAATACAGAGCCGCTAAAAAAGCTTCTTTCGCAACTTTAGAATTAACCAAAACAATAGACAAACCCATTGACCGGTTTAAAGTACTGGTAAAAGGAACCGATAAAGCCGGTGAATTTTACCGAAAAAGCTTTGCCGCCATGTTTGCCTATGTATCCAACAGAATCCCTGAAATTTCAGACGATTTATATAAAATAGACGATGCCATGAAAGCCGGTTTCGGATGGGATAACGGTCCTTTCGAAATCTGGGATGCCGTAGGCGTTGAAAAAGGTATCGAATTACTAAAAGCCGAAGGATTAACGCCGGCGGCCTGGGTAAATGATATGCTTGCTTCCGGAAACAAAAGTTTCTACACGGTAAAAGAAGGCACAACACATTATTACAATATTGCTTCCAGATCCCAAACCAAAGTACCGGGACAGGATGCCTTTATCATCTTAAACAACATCCGCGAAAGCAAAAAAATATGGAGTAACAGCGAATCCATCATTCAGGATTTGGGAGACGGAATTATCAATGTGGAATTCCAGTCCAAAATGAACTCCATTGGCGGTGGTGTTATCCAGGGAATCAATAAAGCTATTGACCTGGCCGAAAAAGAATACTCCGGATTGGTTATTGGCAACCAGGCTCCTAATTTCTCTGTAGGCGCTAATTTAGCCATGATCTTCATGATGGCGGTAGAACAGGAATATGACGAACTGAATATGGCTATCAAAGCCTTTCAGGATACTATGATGCGCGTGCGTTACTCCGGAATTCCGGTAGTAGTGGCTCCGCACGGAATGACTTTGGGCGGCGGATGCGAAATGAGCATGCATGCCGATAAAGTGGTTGCTGCTGCCGAAACCTATATCGGATTAGTAGAATTTGGTGTCGGGGTTATCCCTGGCGGCGGTGGTTCTAAAGAAATGGCTTTACGAGCTTCCGATACTTTCCGCAAAAATGATGTGGAACTAAACGTACTTCAGGAGTACTTCCTGAACATCGGTATGGCAAAAGTAGCGACTTCCGCTTATGAGGCTTTCGACTTCGGAATTCTTCAGAAAGGAAAAGATGTCGTAGTAGTCAACAAAGACCGTCAGTTGGCCGAAGCTAAAAAACACGCTTTATTATTGGCCGAAGCCGGTTATACCCAACCGGTAAAACGAAAAGACATCAAAGTACTGGGCAAACAAGCCCTGGGAATGTTCTTAGTAGGAACCGACAGTATGGAAGCCGGACACTATATCTCCGAGCACGATAAGAAAATTGCAAACAAACTGGCTTACGTAATGGCCGGAGGAGATTTATCGGAACCGACATTAGTAAGCGAACAATACCTGTTGGATTTAGAAAGAGAAGCTTTCCTATCACTATGTGCAGAAAGAAAAACACTGGAACGTATCCAGTTTATGTTAACGAAAGGAAAACCACTTAGAAATTAG
- a CDS encoding MarR family winged helix-turn-helix transcriptional regulator, with protein sequence MKDKTIDYVLRATWQAVARMYNEEATKYGATMATGFALLSIDRENGTPSTALGPKMGMEATSLTRTLKSMEDKGLIIRKKNPVDGRGVLIHLTKLGKEKRELSKVTVLKFNETVKQHISDEKLNHFMEVAEIINELIMDKTIFNTEEDSN encoded by the coding sequence ATGAAGGACAAAACTATAGATTATGTTTTACGTGCAACCTGGCAAGCTGTTGCAAGAATGTACAACGAAGAAGCTACAAAATATGGCGCCACTATGGCTACAGGTTTTGCTTTGTTAAGTATCGACAGGGAAAACGGAACACCATCAACAGCCTTAGGCCCGAAAATGGGAATGGAAGCAACAAGTCTGACCAGGACTTTAAAATCCATGGAAGACAAAGGGCTGATTATCCGAAAAAAAAATCCGGTAGACGGACGCGGTGTATTGATTCACCTGACCAAATTGGGTAAAGAAAAACGAGAACTGTCTAAAGTAACCGTATTGAAATTCAATGAAACTGTAAAGCAGCACATCAGCGATGAAAAACTAAACCATTTTATGGAAGTCGCTGAGATCATTAATGAATTGATTATGGATAAAACCATCTTCAATACAGAGGAGGATTCTAATTAA